AAGTGTCCAGCTCGAATTTGCAAGCTGTTCCGCTGTACTGGACTTAAGCGAAACAATCGATTTTTCAGTTCCTTTATTAAACTCGCTGATGATATCTGCCTTCGTGCGATCTTCCTGACTGGCTGAACCACCTGCAGCCAGGTCGAGTGAATCGGTAGATGCGATCACGCCCGGCCACGCAGCGAGTCGGGCAATATGTCTGGCCAGCCCATATACCGACATTGACTTGGCATGGGGCTTCCAGTCGAACTTGTCCTCCGGAATACCCTCAAGTATTTTAACGGTTCCGACTGCCTCATATTCGATTTCTGAAATGAGTGTTTCTATAACTGACATATCTTTTATCCCTTAATATTTTTTAATACTGTTAATAAACTATAGTATTTTTCGATCACGATTTCTGTTTGCCGGTACTGTATGGCCGTAATGCCTCACGGAGCTCTCGCACGGTAAGCACACCGGAATGCCGCCAACACTCAACGCCAGATTGGAACAAAATCAGCGTAGGGACGCTGTACACATGGTGAATCTTTGTCACTGCGGGATAGGCTTCTGCATCAATCCGAACCACATCGAAATACCGTCCCTCCTGTTCGGCCCATGCCCGAATAACAGCATCAACGGTTTGGCAAGAACCACACCACCCGGTAGAGAACTCCAAAAGGACTGGTCTGGCAGCTGTCATCCTCGCATCTGCATTATCAGGTATTACACCGAATCTCATCGAATATCTGTTCTCAGTTACTTCTTCTGCATATTAATGAACAACTCTGTACCGGTACGCGGACCAATGCTGTTATAGCACGGATCCATTGAATGTATCGTAAAATACGGCTGAAATACCGATGTGTATTCGTCAGCAGTACCGCCGAATGGTGGGCCCTGCCGGTCGAACTGACGATTAAACAATACACCAATAAGCCGGCCACCGGGTTTTAAGAGTGACGCAACTTTTTGTGCATATTCGGTACGACGCTCAAGAAGCTGGGCACAAAAAAACGTTTGCTCGATGATAACATCATATTGCCCGGTGTGTAAAAAAAAGTCACCACACATAACATTGACTGCAGAGCTGTGTGCAAACTTATCCTTCAGCCGTGAGCAAGCCTCGTGCGAGATATCCAACAGTGTAATATTGGTGAAGCCCCTTTCCAACAAATATTCTGCTTCGTACGCATTACCGCAGCCAGGAATCAGTATAGCGGCATCCCAATTTCCATACTGCTGTATGTATTCTTTAATCGGTGGAGTGGCATAGCCAACATCCCAACCTGTTTCACCCGTTCGCCACCGTTCATTCCAGAAGGCAGCATCAAGGTCGCGTCCGGGCACACCGGCAGCGTTGTTCAACTCCGTATCACTCATAATCCTGTATTGGATTCATTACTAAAATTTCTTACCAGCGGATTCAATCGCCGTGAAAACGTAGCAGGACGCATCATTAAGTTGAAACGTCCTGCTCCATGCGTTCGTAACAATTTCGTAAAACCAAGCTTACTGCTTAGCCAGGTACTCGGCAGTTGAGCTGTGAGTTGCCTTCATGGCGCTCTTGCCCTGCGACCAGTTCGCCGGACATACTTCACCGTGCTTTTCAACAAACTGCAATGCGTCAACTACCCGCAGGGCCTCATCCACACTGCGCCCAAGGGGCATGTCATTCACAAGCATGTGTCGAATCACACCCTCTTTATCAATCAAAAACAGACCGCGATAAGCAACCATGGATCCGGTGGCAACGATGCTTCCGTTTTCGTCAACCTCATACTCACCCTCCAGGACCTCGTAATTCATCGAGATCGTCTTGCTGGTATCGGCAACAATCGGATAGGTTACGCCCTGAATTCCGCCTTGAGCTTTCGGTACCTGCAACCAGCCCCAATGTGACTGTTCAGTGTCTGTTGAGCATGCAACAACGGCTACACCCCGTGATTCAAATTCTTTTAATGCATCCTGAAACGCATGGAGTTCAGTCGGACATACAAACGTGAAGTCCATTGGATAGAAAAACAGCACAACATGCTTTGAACCCAGATACTGATCCAATGAAAAATCTGATACTACCTCGCCGCCATTAACAACTGCTGCAGCAGTAAATGATGGCGCTTTTTTCCCGACAAGTGACATGTTGACCCTATTCAAATAGTGATGGTAATGAAAAAACCCGATAACGATTCGATGTCATCCAAATTGTACAAACAGCACCCATTGGTGCGCAAAACCTCAGTGACAAACAGCACACATTTCTGAGATTCTGCTCCATAGATTTCACTGTACCAACTGGCCTCTTCACACAACTGACAAACGCATTCCCACAACGTTTATAGGACGATTCTGATGAACACACCAGCCTCAGCATTAATCATCCTTGTCACCGGAGCGTCAGGCTCAGTTGGCCGTGAGGTTGTTCAACAACTTCTTCAGTCTG
This is a stretch of genomic DNA from Ignavibacteria bacterium. It encodes these proteins:
- a CDS encoding thioredoxin family protein — protein: MRFGVIPDNADARMTAARPVLLEFSTGWCGSCQTVDAVIRAWAEQEGRYFDVVRIDAEAYPAVTKIHHVYSVPTLILFQSGVECWRHSGVLTVRELREALRPYSTGKQKS
- a CDS encoding DinB family protein, whose protein sequence is MSVIETLISEIEYEAVGTVKILEGIPEDKFDWKPHAKSMSVYGLARHIARLAAWPGVIASTDSLDLAAGGSASQEDRTKADIISEFNKGTEKSIVSLKSSTAEQLANSSWTLRSGDHVIFTLPKLSVIRSMGMNHVYHHRAQLGVYLRLLDVPVPGLYGPSADERA
- a CDS encoding methyltransferase domain-containing protein, whose amino-acid sequence is MSDTELNNAAGVPGRDLDAAFWNERWRTGETGWDVGYATPPIKEYIQQYGNWDAAILIPGCGNAYEAEYLLERGFTNITLLDISHEACSRLKDKFAHSSAVNVMCGDFFLHTGQYDVIIEQTFFCAQLLERRTEYAQKVASLLKPGGRLIGVLFNRQFDRQGPPFGGTADEYTSVFQPYFTIHSMDPCYNSIGPRTGTELFINMQKK
- a CDS encoding peroxiredoxin, whose translation is MSLVGKKAPSFTAAAVVNGGEVVSDFSLDQYLGSKHVVLFFYPMDFTFVCPTELHAFQDALKEFESRGVAVVACSTDTEQSHWGWLQVPKAQGGIQGVTYPIVADTSKTISMNYEVLEGEYEVDENGSIVATGSMVAYRGLFLIDKEGVIRHMLVNDMPLGRSVDEALRVVDALQFVEKHGEVCPANWSQGKSAMKATHSSTAEYLAKQ